In Flavobacterium sp. WV_118_3, one DNA window encodes the following:
- a CDS encoding tRNA-(ms[2]io[6]A)-hydroxylase translates to MLGLKLKTDPRWVTIVESNIQEILTDHAWCEQKAATNAISIITINSEKVDLVTEMLKIAREELEHFEMVHEIIKERGLELGRERKDDYVNELAKFMIKGGSRNQALVDRLLFSAMIEARSCERFKVLSQNIQDEKLATFYRDLMISEAGHYTTFLGFARKYTEKTDVDKRWQEWIEYETSIITNYGKQETIHG, encoded by the coding sequence ATGTTAGGCTTAAAATTAAAAACAGACCCGAGATGGGTAACGATTGTAGAATCGAACATCCAGGAAATTTTGACGGATCATGCCTGGTGTGAGCAAAAAGCGGCTACAAATGCCATATCGATTATCACTATTAATTCTGAAAAAGTAGACCTGGTAACCGAAATGCTCAAAATTGCCCGGGAGGAACTGGAACATTTCGAGATGGTTCATGAGATCATCAAAGAGCGCGGACTGGAATTGGGTCGGGAGCGGAAAGACGATTATGTAAACGAACTGGCTAAATTTATGATCAAAGGTGGTAGCCGAAATCAGGCTTTAGTGGATCGTTTGTTATTTTCGGCCATGATTGAAGCCCGAAGCTGTGAGCGTTTTAAAGTTTTATCACAAAATATACAGGATGAAAAACTGGCTACTTTTTACAGAGATTTGATGATCAGTGAAGCCGGGCATTATACTACCTTTTTAGGATTTGCCCGAAAATATACCGAAAAGACCGATGTAGACAAACGTTGGCAGGAATGGATTGAGTATGAAACGTCGATCATTACCAACTACGGAAAACAGGAAACCATACATGGTTAA
- a CDS encoding (2Fe-2S) ferredoxin domain-containing protein — protein sequence MKKLDAPQKAIYFCDGSKCSKENKHNRKAIRTLVKEAGLKNEVALVKTFCTDNCKCAPVIAVQPENLWFGDVSEKKAIQIFEEYIAPPILTIAK from the coding sequence ATGAAAAAGTTAGACGCACCTCAAAAAGCGATTTATTTCTGTGATGGTAGCAAATGCAGCAAGGAGAATAAACACAATCGCAAAGCAATCCGCACGCTGGTAAAAGAAGCCGGATTGAAAAACGAAGTGGCATTGGTAAAAACGTTTTGTACCGATAATTGTAAATGTGCACCGGTGATCGCCGTACAACCGGAAAATCTTTGGTTTGGTGATGTGTCTGAAAAAAAGGCTATTCAAATTTTTGAAGAATATATCGCACCACCGATACTTACCATTGCAAAATAA
- a CDS encoding DUF3810 domain-containing protein: MKKKLVLPVFLVFQFVILKLLSFFPELVERYYSNGFYPVLSKISRITLGWLPFSVGDLLYGIVIFLLLKWLWNKRKTWKIDWKENLLRLIGFVSVFYFLFNLLWGINYIRVPLYQKLALERDYSTEELIAFTERVIVKVNAIHSQIEKNDSLKVVVPYTRDVIFEKTQNGYEHLSKAFPFFTYKHPSVKKSLISTPLTYMGFSGYLNPFTNEAQVNALIPLSNFATTTCHEMAHQIGYASESEANFIGYMASIYNDDLYFQYSGYTYALRYCLHNIELKQEGRSEALLPLIHPGVLENFKDSDTFWDKHQNIMEPLFKIFYDNFLKLNQQKDGMESYSKFVDLLIHYYRNKPL, translated from the coding sequence ATGAAGAAAAAGCTCGTATTACCTGTATTCCTTGTGTTTCAGTTTGTTATATTAAAATTGCTTTCGTTTTTCCCCGAGCTTGTCGAACGTTATTACAGCAATGGTTTTTATCCGGTTTTATCCAAAATTTCGCGTATTACTTTAGGCTGGCTTCCGTTTTCTGTTGGTGATCTACTCTATGGCATCGTTATCTTTCTACTTCTAAAATGGTTGTGGAACAAACGGAAAACCTGGAAAATCGACTGGAAAGAAAATTTACTACGTCTTATCGGTTTTGTTTCCGTTTTTTATTTTCTGTTTAACCTGTTATGGGGCATCAATTACATCCGCGTACCCTTATATCAAAAACTGGCACTCGAACGCGATTATTCGACAGAAGAACTGATCGCTTTTACCGAACGGGTGATTGTAAAAGTGAACGCCATCCATTCGCAAATTGAAAAAAATGACAGTCTGAAAGTAGTTGTTCCTTATACCCGTGATGTGATTTTTGAAAAAACACAAAATGGATATGAACATCTTTCAAAAGCCTTTCCGTTTTTTACTTATAAGCATCCCTCCGTAAAAAAATCGCTGATCAGTACACCCTTAACCTATATGGGTTTTAGCGGTTATCTGAATCCGTTTACCAATGAAGCTCAGGTAAATGCTTTGATTCCGTTGTCAAATTTTGCCACAACCACCTGTCACGAAATGGCACATCAAATTGGTTATGCTTCCGAAAGTGAGGCCAATTTTATCGGCTATATGGCTTCTATTTATAACGATGATCTTTATTTTCAATATTCCGGATATACGTATGCCTTACGGTATTGCCTTCACAATATCGAATTAAAACAGGAAGGTCGCAGTGAAGCCTTACTTCCTTTAATCCATCCGGGCGTTCTCGAAAACTTTAAAGATTCGGATACTTTTTGGGACAAACATCAGAACATCATGGAACCGTTGTTTAAAATCTTTTACGACAATTTCTTAAAACTCAACCAGCAAAAAGACGGCATGGAAAGTTACAGCAAGTTTGTGGACCTGCTGATTCATTACTATCGCAACAAGCCATTATAG
- a CDS encoding anaerobic C4-dicarboxylate transporter codes for MLLIQFIILIAMILIGSQMKGIGLGVMGMVGLMIFVFLFQMRPSDPPIDVMLVIMAIVSTAATLQACGGLDYLVQLAEKVIRSNPSNIVFIAPFTVYFFCLFAGTAHLLYSLLPIISEVAAKKRIRPERPLSVSVIASHLAITGSPMSAATAAFAGAGILAYPGALIDIMKICIPACLIGILFSCFVVLKKGKELEDDPIFIEKMKDTEFAKSLDSEPGNKPQQLKKGAKTSVVIFAIAVLLIVLAGACPQLLPQFGAGEASLVLTANGELKMVAVISIVTLTASALMMLLTKTSAVDVTKVSLFSAMATAVVSVFGVVWMSATFMGHNQVAIKGFMEEIVTAHPWTFAIAVFALGALMFSQAATTKTIMPLGMALGVPHHALIAIFPAVNADFVLPGYPTLLAAINFDRTGSTKIGKFVVNHSFMVPGLVAVIVAIAAGFLIGAFL; via the coding sequence ATGTTATTGATACAGTTTATAATTTTAATAGCCATGATCCTGATCGGTTCCCAAATGAAAGGGATTGGTCTTGGTGTTATGGGAATGGTCGGCCTGATGATTTTTGTCTTCCTGTTTCAAATGCGCCCGAGTGATCCTCCAATCGATGTGATGCTTGTTATTATGGCGATCGTTTCGACAGCTGCAACATTACAGGCTTGCGGCGGATTGGATTATTTAGTCCAGTTGGCCGAAAAGGTCATTCGTAGCAATCCTTCCAATATTGTTTTTATTGCGCCTTTTACAGTATATTTCTTTTGCCTTTTTGCCGGTACGGCGCATTTATTATATTCCTTACTACCCATTATTTCGGAAGTGGCCGCCAAAAAAAGAATCCGACCGGAGCGTCCGTTAAGTGTATCGGTAATTGCGTCGCACCTTGCGATAACCGGAAGTCCGATGAGTGCCGCAACAGCAGCCTTTGCCGGAGCGGGAATACTAGCCTATCCCGGAGCATTAATCGATATCATGAAAATTTGTATCCCGGCTTGTCTTATCGGAATCTTATTTTCCTGTTTCGTCGTACTCAAAAAAGGGAAAGAACTGGAAGACGATCCCATTTTTATTGAAAAAATGAAGGATACTGAGTTTGCTAAAAGTTTGGACTCCGAACCGGGAAATAAACCCCAACAACTTAAAAAAGGAGCCAAAACGTCGGTGGTTATTTTTGCGATAGCCGTACTATTAATCGTTTTGGCTGGAGCCTGTCCGCAGTTGTTACCACAATTCGGAGCGGGAGAAGCTTCTTTGGTTTTAACGGCCAATGGTGAATTGAAAATGGTGGCGGTAATCAGTATTGTCACGTTAACAGCTTCGGCATTAATGATGCTACTAACCAAAACCAGTGCTGTCGATGTAACCAAAGTGAGCTTGTTTAGCGCTATGGCTACAGCAGTGGTTTCCGTTTTTGGAGTCGTTTGGATGAGTGCAACCTTTATGGGACACAATCAGGTCGCCATTAAAGGATTTATGGAAGAAATCGTTACGGCACATCCATGGACATTTGCCATTGCCGTATTTGCTTTAGGTGCTTTGATGTTTAGTCAGGCGGCTACAACAAAAACCATAATGCCATTAGGGATGGCATTGGGCGTACCACATCATGCACTGATCGCTATTTTCCCGGCTGTAAATGCTGATTTCGTCTTGCCGGGTTATCCGACATTATTGGCCGCTATCAACTTTGATAGAACCGGTAGTACCAAAATCGGAAAATTTGTGGTCAACCACAGTTTTATGGTACCGGGACTCGTCGCCGTGATCGTTGCTATCGCAGCGGGGTTCCTGATAGGTGCCTTTTTATAG
- a CDS encoding CoA pyrophosphatase → MDFQDFLKYIPKIEKEKLLASDAHIKMAPLERISTLKEASYVDKNPRRAAVMMLFYPKNNVPHLVLIVRNSYPGIHSSQIAFPGGKVEPEDRNLIHTALRETHEEVGIAPSKIEVIKPFSEIYIPPSNFLVSPFMGIAHQELHFIPQLEEVAQIIELPLERFLNDEIIVEVTMTTSYATNIKVPAFQIEDHIVWGATAMMMSELKETVKNVI, encoded by the coding sequence ATGGACTTTCAGGATTTTTTAAAATATATTCCAAAAATAGAAAAAGAAAAGCTTTTGGCGTCGGATGCACATATAAAAATGGCACCCCTGGAGCGTATTTCGACCCTGAAAGAAGCCAGCTATGTTGATAAAAATCCCAGAAGAGCCGCGGTAATGATGCTTTTTTACCCGAAAAATAATGTGCCGCATCTCGTACTGATCGTCCGAAATTCCTATCCCGGTATCCATTCTTCGCAGATTGCTTTTCCCGGCGGAAAGGTCGAACCCGAAGATCGGAACCTGATTCATACCGCCCTACGGGAAACACACGAAGAGGTGGGAATCGCACCCAGCAAAATTGAAGTCATCAAACCCTTTAGCGAAATCTACATTCCGCCGAGCAATTTTCTGGTTTCACCGTTTATGGGAATTGCCCATCAGGAACTTCATTTTATTCCCCAACTGGAAGAAGTGGCTCAGATTATCGAATTACCGTTGGAACGTTTTCTGAATGATGAAATTATCGTGGAAGTAACCATGACAACATCCTATGCTACCAATATTAAAGTACCGGCTTTTCAGATTGAAGACCATATCGTTTGGGGCGCAACAGCCATGATGATGAGCGAACTCAAAGAAACTGTTAAGAATGTAATCTAA
- a CDS encoding RNA polymerase sigma factor → MNSNLEQSFVSQLEQHQNIIHKICRLYTSDEDSHKDLFQEITIQLWKAFPQFRGEAKFTTWAYRVALNTAITLYRKKVKTVNTIEFDGKIHKFNHEDYNYEEEEQIKLLYKAVHQLNDIEKALVFMYLEDKDYTEIAETLGISEVNARVKMNRIKGKLKKIVNP, encoded by the coding sequence ATGAATTCGAACCTGGAACAGTCCTTTGTATCGCAATTAGAACAACATCAGAACATTATACACAAGATTTGTCGGCTGTATACTTCTGATGAAGATTCGCATAAAGACTTGTTTCAGGAAATCACAATTCAGCTTTGGAAAGCATTTCCTCAATTTCGCGGTGAGGCAAAATTTACCACCTGGGCCTACCGGGTTGCGTTGAATACGGCTATTACCTTATACCGAAAGAAAGTCAAAACGGTAAACACCATCGAGTTTGACGGTAAAATACACAAATTCAATCACGAGGATTATAACTATGAAGAAGAAGAACAGATCAAGTTGTTGTATAAGGCCGTCCATCAGTTAAACGATATTGAAAAAGCCTTGGTTTTCATGTATCTGGAAGACAAGGATTATACCGAGATCGCCGAAACATTGGGCATTAGCGAAGTAAACGCCCGTGTAAAGATGAACCGTATAAAAGGGAAACTAAAAAAAATTGTAAATCCATAA
- a CDS encoding glycosyltransferase — protein MPLLLIIGYVWPEPGSSAAGSRMLQLIRFFQSEGYKVIFASPAAHSEFAVDLPGIGVETQNIQLNCSSFDDYIKVLQPTMVLFDRFMMEEQFGWRVTKYCPDAIRLLDTEDLHCLRESRRQAYKKQTDYREILQSSEIAKREIASIFRSDLTLMISEFEMNLLQNQFKVDAAILHYLPLLIEPMEGTSLSFPERKDFVFIGNFFHEPNWNCAWVLKNEIWPELKERLPEATLRIYGAYATQKVTDLHNPKERFYVMGRASEAREVIANARVLLAPIRFGAGIKGKLLEAMVYGTPTVTTTVGAESMQDNGDWNGFIADDNATFIAKAAVLYSDSELWYQKQQNGYRISSGRYTAKPHWAKLQQRIGHLKANLKQHRDSNFIGAMLQHHSMQSTHYMAKWIAEKNKATR, from the coding sequence ATGCCGTTACTACTCATCATTGGTTATGTATGGCCGGAACCGGGTTCGTCGGCGGCCGGTAGCAGAATGCTGCAACTGATCCGTTTTTTTCAGTCTGAAGGTTATAAAGTGATCTTCGCCAGTCCGGCGGCACATAGTGAATTTGCAGTTGACTTACCAGGCATAGGCGTGGAAACCCAAAATATCCAATTGAATTGTTCCAGTTTCGATGATTATATAAAAGTGTTACAACCGACTATGGTGTTGTTTGATCGTTTTATGATGGAAGAGCAATTTGGTTGGCGTGTCACAAAATACTGTCCGGATGCGATTCGGTTACTCGATACCGAAGACCTGCACTGTCTGCGCGAATCAAGACGTCAGGCTTATAAAAAGCAAACCGATTACCGGGAAATACTACAGTCGTCCGAAATCGCGAAACGGGAAATTGCCAGTATTTTTCGATCGGATTTGACCCTGATGATTTCAGAATTTGAAATGAACCTATTGCAAAACCAGTTTAAGGTCGATGCAGCCATTTTACACTATCTGCCATTATTGATCGAACCGATGGAAGGTACGTCGCTTTCATTCCCGGAGCGAAAGGATTTTGTTTTTATCGGAAACTTTTTTCACGAACCCAATTGGAATTGTGCCTGGGTACTTAAAAATGAAATCTGGCCGGAATTAAAAGAACGATTGCCGGAAGCTACCTTGCGGATTTACGGCGCTTACGCCACTCAAAAAGTAACGGATCTTCACAATCCGAAAGAGCGTTTTTATGTGATGGGAAGAGCATCCGAGGCAAGGGAAGTAATCGCAAACGCCAGGGTTTTACTCGCACCGATCCGTTTCGGAGCTGGAATAAAAGGGAAGCTACTCGAAGCGATGGTATACGGAACGCCAACGGTAACGACTACAGTTGGCGCGGAATCGATGCAGGATAACGGTGACTGGAATGGTTTTATCGCCGACGATAATGCGACTTTTATTGCTAAAGCAGCAGTATTGTATTCCGATTCGGAACTATGGTATCAAAAACAACAAAACGGTTACCGGATCAGTAGCGGACGTTACACAGCCAAACCACATTGGGCAAAATTACAACAACGAATAGGACATCTGAAAGCCAATTTAAAACAACACAGAGATTCCAATTTTATAGGAGCGATGCTGCAACACCATTCAATGCAAAGTACGCATTATATGGCCAAGTGGATCGCCGAAAAAAATAAAGCTACCCGATAG
- a CDS encoding DUF4268 domain-containing protein — MFSKEEAQKIKKEFWTEFAEAYPRKWLLYDTKIKDFSFKFYVDNKKAQVTLDIESKDDEKRKIYYEKIESLRTILHEDFLPEAVLERHYYLETGKAISKVWVEKTGISLFNRSSWPEIFDFFNDNMDAFERFFYEYEDYIRDLEINT; from the coding sequence ATGTTCAGCAAAGAAGAAGCACAAAAGATAAAAAAAGAATTCTGGACCGAATTTGCGGAAGCGTATCCCCGGAAATGGCTCTTGTATGATACCAAAATCAAAGACTTTTCCTTTAAATTTTATGTCGATAATAAAAAGGCACAGGTTACGCTGGATATTGAGAGTAAAGACGATGAAAAGCGAAAAATCTATTATGAAAAAATAGAATCCCTACGTACGATCTTGCATGAGGATTTTTTACCGGAAGCCGTTTTGGAACGCCATTATTATCTGGAAACGGGAAAAGCGATCAGTAAAGTTTGGGTCGAAAAAACCGGAATCAGTTTGTTTAATCGCTCCAGCTGGCCGGAAATTTTTGATTTTTTTAATGATAATATGGATGCTTTCGAACGTTTCTTTTATGAATATGAAGATTACATCCGTGATCTGGAAATCAACACCTAA
- a CDS encoding lysophospholipid acyltransferase family protein: MGLFKRNPFGHILFLKKWLIRVFGALTHRRYRGFNELQIDGSEIIRALPDKNVLFISNHQTYFADVVAMFHVFNASLKGREDNIKNIGYLWEPKLNIYYVAAKETMQSGLLPRILSYVGAITVERTWRSKGKDVTEKREVNPNDTENIRIALEDGWVITFPQGTTKSFKPVRKGTAHIIKQHKPIVVPIVIDGFRRSFDKKGLRLKKKGILQSFIIKEPLDIDYENDSIDEIVEKVEFAIEQHPSFLKVIPAEEIEAQEELNRQRQWDY, encoded by the coding sequence ATGGGATTGTTTAAAAGAAATCCTTTTGGTCATATACTCTTTTTGAAAAAATGGCTGATCCGTGTTTTTGGTGCTCTTACGCACCGACGGTATCGCGGCTTTAATGAATTGCAAATCGACGGATCGGAAATTATAAGGGCTTTACCGGATAAAAATGTACTTTTTATCTCAAATCACCAAACCTATTTCGCCGATGTCGTGGCCATGTTTCACGTATTTAACGCCAGTTTAAAAGGTCGCGAAGACAATATCAAAAACATCGGATACCTTTGGGAACCGAAATTGAATATCTATTATGTGGCTGCCAAAGAAACCATGCAATCCGGTTTGTTGCCGAGAATATTGTCATATGTAGGTGCTATTACTGTAGAACGCACCTGGCGGTCGAAAGGAAAAGACGTAACCGAAAAGCGGGAAGTCAATCCAAACGATACCGAAAATATCCGAATTGCACTGGAAGACGGATGGGTAATCACCTTTCCGCAGGGAACGACCAAATCGTTTAAACCCGTTCGAAAAGGAACCGCGCATATCATCAAACAACATAAACCAATAGTCGTACCAATTGTTATCGATGGATTCCGTCGTTCGTTCGACAAAAAAGGATTGCGATTAAAGAAAAAAGGAATCCTGCAATCGTTTATCATTAAAGAACCTTTGGATATCGATTATGAAAATGATTCCATAGATGAGATCGTTGAAAAAGTTGAATTTGCTATCGAACAACACCCCTCATTTCTAAAAGTAATTCCAGCCGAAGAAATCGAAGCACAGGAAGAACTCAACCGACAACGACAATGGGATTATTAA
- a CDS encoding NAD(P)/FAD-dependent oxidoreductase, whose translation MNIPRSSFPRIVIIGGGFAGIALAKKLRNKNVQVVLLDKHNYHTFQPLLYQVATGGLEAGSIAYPIRKVVQDYDNFYFRLAQVKEIDTETRKVTADIGDLYYDYLVIATGSKTNYFGNKEIEKNSMAMKTIPQSLNIRSLILENFEQALLTNDINERLSLMNFVIVGGGPTGVELAGALAEMKKAILPKDYPDLDVRKMEINLIQGTDKILDAMSPKASRKAEEFLSGLGVSIWKNVRVTNYDGKTVTTNSDLTFESATVIWTAGVKGAAIKGLKPEALAGNERIKVDECNQVLGDDNIFAIGDIATMVSDTYPMGHPMMAQPALQQGALLAQNILRKIQKQKMKPFVYKDKGSMATIGRNKAVVDLPRWHFNGVFAWFVWMFVHLFSLIGFKNKAVVFMNWVYNYIRFDREGRLIIRPYKKKSSQSFIPDEL comes from the coding sequence ATGAACATTCCCCGATCGAGTTTTCCACGTATCGTTATTATTGGAGGTGGTTTTGCCGGTATTGCGCTGGCTAAAAAATTGCGTAATAAAAATGTTCAGGTGGTCCTGTTGGATAAACACAATTACCATACGTTTCAACCGTTGCTGTATCAGGTGGCAACCGGTGGACTCGAAGCCGGGTCGATTGCCTATCCGATCCGAAAAGTGGTGCAGGATTACGATAATTTTTATTTCCGATTGGCGCAGGTAAAGGAAATCGATACGGAAACCCGAAAAGTCACCGCCGATATAGGTGATTTATACTACGATTATCTGGTAATTGCTACCGGATCCAAAACCAATTATTTTGGAAATAAGGAGATTGAAAAAAATAGTATGGCGATGAAAACCATACCGCAGTCACTCAATATCCGCAGTTTGATTCTTGAAAATTTCGAACAGGCATTGCTTACAAACGATATCAACGAACGATTGAGTCTGATGAATTTTGTAATCGTAGGTGGCGGACCAACAGGAGTGGAACTGGCCGGAGCATTGGCCGAAATGAAGAAAGCCATTCTGCCAAAAGATTACCCGGACTTGGACGTTCGGAAAATGGAAATCAACCTGATTCAGGGAACCGATAAAATCCTGGATGCGATGTCACCAAAAGCATCCCGGAAAGCAGAGGAATTTTTAAGCGGACTGGGCGTTAGCATCTGGAAAAACGTTCGCGTAACCAATTACGACGGTAAAACGGTAACCACCAATTCGGATCTGACATTCGAATCGGCTACCGTAATCTGGACGGCCGGAGTGAAAGGCGCGGCAATTAAAGGTTTAAAACCCGAAGCATTAGCCGGAAACGAGCGGATTAAAGTAGACGAATGCAACCAGGTTTTGGGGGATGACAACATTTTTGCCATCGGTGATATTGCCACCATGGTCAGCGATACCTATCCGATGGGACATCCTATGATGGCACAGCCGGCGTTACAACAAGGGGCGTTATTGGCACAGAATATTCTCCGAAAAATTCAGAAGCAAAAGATGAAACCTTTTGTCTATAAGGATAAAGGATCGATGGCTACTATTGGTCGGAATAAAGCGGTGGTTGATTTACCGCGTTGGCATTTTAACGGCGTTTTTGCCTGGTTTGTATGGATGTTTGTCCACTTGTTTTCCCTGATTGGATTTAAAAATAAAGCGGTTGTATTTATGAACTGGGTATATAATTATATCCGTTTTGATCGGGAAGGACGATTGATCATCCGACCTTATAAAAAGAAAAGTTCGCAGAGTTTTATACCCGATGAATTATAA
- a CDS encoding type II asparaginase encodes MKKIISVLFAVLIVFQIQAQSKTTKTKDANLPRVIILATGGTIAGSGESSSKAAYTSGQIPVDNLLNAVPQIHELARIKGEQIAQIGSQDMNVDTWLKLSNRINAIFDNNEADGVVVTHGTDTQEETAYFLSLTVKSDRPVVLVGAMRPATAMSQDGNRNLFDAVTVAAAADSQGIGVVTAMNEEIYAARDVTKTVTTSTATFKSRNFGPIGLIYDGKVSYYYKSLRSPAQKFNIKGLKKLPQVEIIYGYADASPRAITASVEEGVKGIVYAGMGNGNYNAPVGKALADAAKKGVIVCRAARAGAGRVTLLNEVDDKTLGFVVADDLNPQKARVLLMLALTQTNDQQTIQDLFFKY; translated from the coding sequence ATGAAAAAAATAATAAGTGTTTTGTTTGCCGTATTGATTGTTTTTCAAATACAGGCACAATCTAAAACTACAAAAACCAAAGATGCGAATTTACCACGTGTCATTATTCTCGCCACTGGTGGAACGATTGCAGGATCAGGAGAATCTTCCTCAAAAGCAGCCTATACATCCGGACAGATTCCAGTGGATAATCTACTCAATGCAGTACCACAGATTCATGAATTGGCGCGTATTAAAGGAGAACAGATTGCTCAAATTGGAAGTCAGGATATGAATGTGGATACCTGGTTAAAATTAAGTAACCGTATTAATGCCATTTTCGATAATAATGAAGCCGATGGTGTGGTGGTAACACATGGTACGGATACGCAGGAAGAAACAGCCTATTTCTTATCGCTAACAGTTAAATCAGACAGACCTGTGGTTTTGGTTGGAGCAATGCGCCCCGCTACGGCAATGAGTCAGGATGGTAACCGGAATTTATTTGATGCTGTAACCGTTGCTGCTGCTGCTGATAGTCAGGGAATTGGAGTAGTGACAGCCATGAATGAAGAGATTTATGCCGCTCGTGATGTGACGAAAACCGTTACCACAAGTACCGCTACTTTTAAATCCCGAAATTTCGGCCCGATCGGACTGATTTATGATGGAAAAGTGAGTTATTACTATAAATCACTTCGTTCACCGGCTCAGAAATTCAATATCAAAGGACTGAAAAAACTACCTCAGGTAGAAATTATCTACGGATATGCCGATGCCAGTCCAAGAGCGATAACAGCTTCTGTTGAAGAAGGTGTCAAAGGTATTGTATATGCCGGAATGGGAAATGGTAATTATAACGCTCCGGTTGGTAAAGCACTAGCCGATGCTGCCAAAAAAGGAGTAATCGTTTGTCGTGCTGCCCGTGCCGGTGCCGGAAGGGTAACACTATTGAATGAAGTCGATGACAAAACATTGGGGTTTGTGGTAGCCGATGATCTGAATCCGCAAAAAGCGCGTGTCTTGCTGATGCTGGCGTTAACACAGACAAATGATCAGCAGACGATTCAGGATCTCTTTTTCAAATATTAA
- a CDS encoding porin, which yields MKKYVLLILFLFAQAVMSGQDHQLSKDTLSKPIIPKERLDLLKNVDIIFNMQFANDNFFRDGKFQESAFGNNQMRLEIKGKIHDKVYFRFRDRYTRATNPGSRDNLSRSTDMAYIGVELSPKIRLNLGKMSADWGGYEFDLNPIDILEYNDILEYADNFLTGAGITYQAFQNHSFGLQMLNSRVSDFEDVYQDRVPVNLEKAKVPMAYITNWRGRFFGGKFETIYSYSFFKETTKKGMNFYSLGHKYQDKKLTLLYDFKYSNEGIDRKGIITNMIPGEEVSIQQNVSYLENWLRAEYLIAPKVNLSLTLMHSNAYAKNLVDANSGVNHVRASYGFIPSVQYLPFKDLNLRFFVSYVGRYYNYSSYAQEQLGQTDYNTGRLSVGFIAPLLIF from the coding sequence ATGAAAAAATATGTTCTTTTAATACTGTTTCTCTTTGCTCAGGCCGTAATGTCGGGACAAGACCATCAACTGAGTAAGGACACTCTTTCTAAACCCATTATTCCTAAGGAACGATTGGATTTACTCAAAAATGTAGATATCATTTTTAATATGCAATTTGCCAATGATAACTTTTTTCGGGACGGAAAATTCCAGGAATCGGCATTTGGGAATAATCAGATGCGTCTTGAAATTAAAGGAAAAATACACGATAAAGTGTATTTCCGGTTTCGGGATCGCTATACCAGAGCCACCAATCCGGGTTCCCGGGATAACTTAAGCCGGTCGACCGATATGGCATATATCGGGGTTGAATTGTCTCCTAAAATACGCCTGAATCTCGGTAAAATGAGTGCCGATTGGGGAGGATATGAATTCGACCTGAATCCGATCGACATTTTGGAATACAACGATATTCTCGAATATGCGGATAACTTCTTAACCGGTGCCGGAATTACCTATCAGGCATTTCAAAACCATTCTTTTGGCTTACAGATGCTAAATTCCAGGGTTTCCGATTTTGAAGATGTCTACCAGGATCGAGTTCCGGTAAATCTGGAAAAAGCTAAAGTTCCAATGGCATATATCACCAATTGGAGAGGACGCTTTTTTGGTGGAAAATTCGAAACGATTTATAGTTACAGCTTTTTTAAAGAAACAACCAAAAAGGGAATGAATTTTTATTCCTTAGGACATAAGTATCAGGATAAAAAGCTAACATTACTATATGATTTTAAGTATAGTAACGAAGGAATCGACCGTAAAGGGATTATCACCAATATGATCCCGGGTGAAGAAGTGAGTATCCAGCAAAATGTTTCGTATCTGGAAAACTGGCTTCGTGCAGAATACCTGATTGCACCAAAAGTGAACCTGTCGCTGACCTTAATGCACAGCAACGCCTATGCCAAAAATCTGGTCGATGCCAATAGTGGGGTGAATCATGTCCGAGCCAGTTATGGATTTATACCGTCGGTTCAGTATTTGCCTTTTAAAGATCTTAATTTACGATTCTTCGTATCCTATGTAGGCCGTTATTATAACTATTCTTCGTATGCACAGGAACAGTTAGGTCAAACCGATTACAATACGGGACGTCTTAGTGTCGGATTCATTGCTCCGCTACTAATTTTTTAA